A window from Chaetodon trifascialis isolate fChaTrf1 chromosome 5, fChaTrf1.hap1, whole genome shotgun sequence encodes these proteins:
- the clint1a gene encoding clathrin interactor 1a isoform X2: protein MLNMWKVRELVDKATNVVMNYSEVESKVREATNDDPWGPSGQLMSEISRATFMYEQFPEVMNMLWARMLRDNKKNWRRVYKSLLLLAHLIRNGSERVVTSAREHLYDLRALESYHFVDENGKDQGVNVRQKVKELVDFVQDDDRLREERKKAKKNKDKYIGVSSDSMGYRSYSGDRYDSNDSRTRWDDDWDKNKGPFPFSEKLGEISDKIGSTIDDTISRFRRKERDDSPDGFSDNEEDRGHSSHNGQSGKEFKDEEETVTTKSVHIVQATETTATRKRGVPSKKVDLGAAAHYTGDKSPETTINQPHPAAPQPSSTGLADLLMVDTTPSQPATTDLISGFADFSSPAASGTLSSGSAPSSSSNGDFGEWNAFPGGQMPASAQTVDNSGNDLFGAMTAGPAIAPAPTPTPAPVSAPGSGPASADLFDLMGPTQSVSSSQSLNFSMSSTQSMSTTVLPQSRSQPFQNMGGPIQPQPVMPLQPVQQGMASQGAGAKASLPSTWSDHSVNISLDFLGPGMQPPKPSQPTLNTLQQGNQSPANMLSQGFSVMSLGPTTVRPPVNPMMHPGAGMGMGMAPNQAMMGMGMGVNMGMPGAMGMGMGMGMGMGMNPAMVQQPKQDAFADFGNFGK from the exons ATGCTGAACATGTGGAAGGTTAGGGAGTTGGTTGATAAAGC AACCAACGTGGTGATGAACTATTCAGAGGTGGAGTCTAAAGTCAGAGAGGCCACCAATGACGACCCCTGGGGACCATCAGGACAGCTGATGAGTGAAATCTCAAG AGCGACCTTCATGTATGAGCAGTTCCCAGAGGTGATGAACATGCTGTGGGCCCGCATGCTGAGGGATAACAAGAAGAACTGGAGGAGAGTCTACAAG TCCCTGCTCCTGCTGGCCCATCTAATCAGGAATGGATCAGAGAGGGTTGTTACCAGTGCCAGAGAACATCTGTACGACCTGAGAGCATTAGAAAGCTACCACTTTGTAG ATGAGAATGGGAAGGACCAAGGTGTGAATGTGCGTCAGAAGGTGAAGGAGCTGGTGGACTTTGTCCAGGATGATGACAGGCTTAGGGAGGAGCGGAAAAAGgcaaagaagaacaaagacaaatacATCGGGGTATCGTCAGACAGTATGGGATACCGAAGTTACT CGGGGGACAGGTACGACTCCAATGATAGCCGGACAAGGTGGGATGACGACTGGGACAAGAATAAAGGGCCTTTCCCGTTCAGCGAGAAGCTGGGGGAGATCAGCGACAAGATCGGCAGCACCATTGATGATACCATAAGCAGATttaggaggaaggaaagagacgACTCACCAGATGGATTTAG TGACAACGAGGAGGACCGAGGTCACTCGTCTCACAATGGCCAGTCAGGAAAAGAAtttaaagatgaagaggagactgTTACCACAAAGAGTGTACACATAGTCCAAGCAACAGAGACCACAGCAACACGAAAGAGAGGAGTCCCGTCCAAGAAAGTAGACTTGGGGGCTGCGGCCCACTACACAGGAGACAAGAGCCCAGAAACCACCATCAACCAG CCCCACCCAGCAGCCCCCCAGCCCTCCAGCACCGGCCTAGCTGACCTACTAATGGTGGACACAACACCAAGCCAGCCTGCTACCACAG ATCTGATCAGTGGATTTGCTGACTTCTCCTCGCCTGCTGCCTCCGGCACCCTCTCCTCAGGATCCG CACCATCCTCTAGCAGCAATGGAGACTTTGGAGAGTGGAATGCCTTCCCTGGAGGTCAGATGCCAGCATCTGCCCAGACTGTTGACAACAGTGGAAATGACCTTTTTGGAGCCATGACAGCAGGTCCTGCCATTGCCCCAgccccaacccccacccccgcccCAGTCTCAGCTCCAGGCTCTGGTCCTGCCTCAGCAGACCTGTTTGACTTGATGGGGCCAACTCAGTCCGTCAGCTCCTCCCAGAGCCTCAACTTCAGTAtgagcagcacacagagcaTGAGCACAACAGTCCTGCCCCAGTCTAGGTCACAG CCCTTCCAGAACATGGGGGGTCCTATACAACCGCAGCCAGTCATGCCCCTCCAGCCTGTGCAACAGGGAATGGCCTCTCAAGGCGCCGGAGCCAAAGCGTCCCTCCCTTCCACCTGGTCAGACCACTCAGTTAACATTAGCCTGGACTTCCTGGGCCCAGGCATGCAGCCACCCAAGCCTAGCCAGCCCACCCTCAACACCCTCCAACAAG GCAACCAGTCACCTGCCAACATGCTCTCCCAGGGATTTTCTGTCATGAGCCTTGGACCTACAACAGTCAGACCGCCTGTTAATCCAATGATGCACCCTGGTGCTGGCATGGGGATGGGGATGGCCCCCAACCAGGCCATGATGGGGATGGGCATGGGCGTGAACATGGGGATGCCCGGTGCTATGGGGATGGGGATGGGGATGGGGATGGGGATGGGAATGAACCCTGCAATGGTCCAACAGCCCAAACAGGATGCCTTTGCTGACTTTGGTAACTTTGGGAAGTGA
- the clint1a gene encoding clathrin interactor 1a isoform X1 — protein sequence MLNMWKVRELVDKATNVVMNYSEVESKVREATNDDPWGPSGQLMSEISRATFMYEQFPEVMNMLWARMLRDNKKNWRRVYKSLLLLAHLIRNGSERVVTSAREHLYDLRALESYHFVDENGKDQGVNVRQKVKELVDFVQDDDRLREERKKAKKNKDKYIGVSSDSMGYRSYSGDRYDSNDSRTRWDDDWDKNKGPFPFSEKLGEISDKIGSTIDDTISRFRRKERDDSPDGFSDNEEDRGHSSHNGQSGKEFKDEEETVTTKSVHIVQATETTATRKRGVPSKKVDLGAAAHYTGDKSPETTINQPHPAAPQPSSTGLADLLMVDTTPSQPATTDLISGFADFSSPAASGTLSSGSAAPSSSSNGDFGEWNAFPGGQMPASAQTVDNSGNDLFGAMTAGPAIAPAPTPTPAPVSAPGSGPASADLFDLMGPTQSVSSSQSLNFSMSSTQSMSTTVLPQSRSQPFQNMGGPIQPQPVMPLQPVQQGMASQGAGAKASLPSTWSDHSVNISLDFLGPGMQPPKPSQPTLNTLQQGNQSPANMLSQGFSVMSLGPTTVRPPVNPMMHPGAGMGMGMAPNQAMMGMGMGVNMGMPGAMGMGMGMGMGMGMNPAMVQQPKQDAFADFGNFGK from the exons ATGCTGAACATGTGGAAGGTTAGGGAGTTGGTTGATAAAGC AACCAACGTGGTGATGAACTATTCAGAGGTGGAGTCTAAAGTCAGAGAGGCCACCAATGACGACCCCTGGGGACCATCAGGACAGCTGATGAGTGAAATCTCAAG AGCGACCTTCATGTATGAGCAGTTCCCAGAGGTGATGAACATGCTGTGGGCCCGCATGCTGAGGGATAACAAGAAGAACTGGAGGAGAGTCTACAAG TCCCTGCTCCTGCTGGCCCATCTAATCAGGAATGGATCAGAGAGGGTTGTTACCAGTGCCAGAGAACATCTGTACGACCTGAGAGCATTAGAAAGCTACCACTTTGTAG ATGAGAATGGGAAGGACCAAGGTGTGAATGTGCGTCAGAAGGTGAAGGAGCTGGTGGACTTTGTCCAGGATGATGACAGGCTTAGGGAGGAGCGGAAAAAGgcaaagaagaacaaagacaaatacATCGGGGTATCGTCAGACAGTATGGGATACCGAAGTTACT CGGGGGACAGGTACGACTCCAATGATAGCCGGACAAGGTGGGATGACGACTGGGACAAGAATAAAGGGCCTTTCCCGTTCAGCGAGAAGCTGGGGGAGATCAGCGACAAGATCGGCAGCACCATTGATGATACCATAAGCAGATttaggaggaaggaaagagacgACTCACCAGATGGATTTAG TGACAACGAGGAGGACCGAGGTCACTCGTCTCACAATGGCCAGTCAGGAAAAGAAtttaaagatgaagaggagactgTTACCACAAAGAGTGTACACATAGTCCAAGCAACAGAGACCACAGCAACACGAAAGAGAGGAGTCCCGTCCAAGAAAGTAGACTTGGGGGCTGCGGCCCACTACACAGGAGACAAGAGCCCAGAAACCACCATCAACCAG CCCCACCCAGCAGCCCCCCAGCCCTCCAGCACCGGCCTAGCTGACCTACTAATGGTGGACACAACACCAAGCCAGCCTGCTACCACAG ATCTGATCAGTGGATTTGCTGACTTCTCCTCGCCTGCTGCCTCCGGCACCCTCTCCTCAGGATCCG CAGCACCATCCTCTAGCAGCAATGGAGACTTTGGAGAGTGGAATGCCTTCCCTGGAGGTCAGATGCCAGCATCTGCCCAGACTGTTGACAACAGTGGAAATGACCTTTTTGGAGCCATGACAGCAGGTCCTGCCATTGCCCCAgccccaacccccacccccgcccCAGTCTCAGCTCCAGGCTCTGGTCCTGCCTCAGCAGACCTGTTTGACTTGATGGGGCCAACTCAGTCCGTCAGCTCCTCCCAGAGCCTCAACTTCAGTAtgagcagcacacagagcaTGAGCACAACAGTCCTGCCCCAGTCTAGGTCACAG CCCTTCCAGAACATGGGGGGTCCTATACAACCGCAGCCAGTCATGCCCCTCCAGCCTGTGCAACAGGGAATGGCCTCTCAAGGCGCCGGAGCCAAAGCGTCCCTCCCTTCCACCTGGTCAGACCACTCAGTTAACATTAGCCTGGACTTCCTGGGCCCAGGCATGCAGCCACCCAAGCCTAGCCAGCCCACCCTCAACACCCTCCAACAAG GCAACCAGTCACCTGCCAACATGCTCTCCCAGGGATTTTCTGTCATGAGCCTTGGACCTACAACAGTCAGACCGCCTGTTAATCCAATGATGCACCCTGGTGCTGGCATGGGGATGGGGATGGCCCCCAACCAGGCCATGATGGGGATGGGCATGGGCGTGAACATGGGGATGCCCGGTGCTATGGGGATGGGGATGGGGATGGGGATGGGGATGGGAATGAACCCTGCAATGGTCCAACAGCCCAAACAGGATGCCTTTGCTGACTTTGGTAACTTTGGGAAGTGA